The following nucleotide sequence is from Acyrthosiphon pisum isolate AL4f chromosome A2, pea_aphid_22Mar2018_4r6ur, whole genome shotgun sequence.
caataaattaccaTTCACCAATTTATCACCATTCACCATTAGTTTTTGTAATTAGTCACGCGACTTGCAAGCCTCAAAAAATACATGATTTATATCGTATTGTTATACACCGTTGATCAATACCTAACAAatcggttatattatatacggccGGTAAGGCTGGGAAGACACTAGCGTTATTTTACCGCACAATATGTTTCAACTTTGCGTTTTGAACAAAAATTCTTCAATGTGTGATAACATGTCAGACATGGCAGACGTAGCAAacgaaaacattattttgttttctatatgATTCGAGTTCgacgtgttttattttaatcgtcgcgaaacacacaataataataaacttaacgCTGGAGTCGCCGTCCGTTGCACTACACGACGTAACGGAAATTATCATTTTCACCTTCACTGGCCGTGGCTGTAAGTTAAAGGACCATAGCAGCTGTGGAGCCATACTGCTGTCCCGTATTATCAGGTTTTGTTAAAAACACCGTGAGTCCAAATATCATATCAATTATACAACAAACATTTTTCCTTGTTATATGTCTTTTGAATTTATTGTCAAATCACTTAacgtgattaatattataaactagaaaatattgtcaaattgaaatttttcaaGTACAACTCaataaaagaaaacaaacaataattttatggaCCAAATTATCTTCgtgttcatttattttgttacaattggttcattaataattgtatagtgaaaaatgaaatcaattaatttttaatgccaGACGTTTGGATCGgcattgtacttatatattattaatcattttatactcCACTATAGTACTCAAATAAACCAAAGTTAGATTGCAACTACctactgttaataatattaagtggtGAAATTCACTTGCCGCTACTAATTACCTAGGTCCTAGATCAAtagtaacatatttatatattgtattggtaGACGGAGTGCCTACAATACGTAGAATATTATGGACATTATTGAGAATCAATTTCTCAACACGTcggttattttaaaaagatgCGCCAAAGAGGAATATAATATTgggcatattataaattatggtgaTAGGCAtcgtaaaaattgattttgttgatactaaaatatataatataatataatatatcattattattacaataatatattatcaacttaTTTATATGGGATTCAACACATGCCGTATCAATTCGAGATTATATTTATCCACagatgagaataatattatgttttataagtgtttaataTAGATGTGTACGACAAACACAAAACCACGTAACTAATACACATGCCGCACgcaaaaacgtttttatttttgatttgaagtaggtatatatctGGGTATTTTACCagtcattacaatatttatgttgttcTAGGTTAACACTTATACAAAGGTATTGTTACGGTGAGTAATGGACTGTATTggattgaaaacaaattatggtAAGTGATTCTGGTTAGTATGGCATCAAAAGAACAACATGATTTGGTATAAATTCAAGAACTGGACTACGGCctactattttaacaaaatgtagtaaaaaaagGTATAGGGCACAATAAGGTGCTGGCCAGTTAAgggaaaaatacttaaaattagggcttacacaataaataagtaaataatacacatagaaagataaatataaatatgggtAGAACCCGATTGCGTACGATTTACCTTTTTGGGAACACGATTGCGTATGTTTGCTGTATAACAATGGAAACTCGTAAAACGACACGATTGCGTatgcaacgttgccaaatttataaatatacaaaaagttcaccatgtacctaattttaaattttcaatccttagctatgcaaattgaacattttataatttttaactacgttcACATCAAGTAAgggtagtattaaaaaaaaaaaattacacgttcTAAAAACATctatgacaatacaataatactaataataataataagataatataaaataaaataagttgtacGTTTTATCACATAAacgttatcaaaaaaaaaaattaaaataaacgttttccTTAGTAAATAGAGCCAATTTTAGATAAATACACCATactatttttgtcaattttatactcatcatacattttaactaaagCTTTAATCCGTCTTAAATCAGAAAGaaccatatttttgttaatttcttttgaaattgaacatatttttgtcaTCGTTTCGACTTGGATTTctgttattattgatatattctacccataaatataaaaaccgtGACGACGGCTGCAGTCCCGGTTGACAGTAGATGTTGCACAGGTAACAGTAGGCGGTGAGCGAGTGACAGGTGATGGTGAACGGTAAATGGTAGAACGggtgaaaaacgatttttcacatttttcccCTGCGGGTACTTTCAAGAAAAGAAAACAACAACGAAAAACTTACGCACCAAAAAATGACGAAAGCGTCCTTACATCGGTGGTTCTGACACTGAAAACTGGtctgtgtaggtaggtatacggtGGACACTGGACGGTCGGCTGAACACCGATAAGGTACGTCAGGAAGGAGGTATCGGTGCATCGATTCGGTGGGAAAATGACGGCAGTTTTTATAACAACGATATCTCAAACATACCGCCCACCTGAAGGCACCTGGCCTTTAAAATACGAGTGGTAAGCGACATAATTTTACCACCGCACCTTTGATCACAGTTCGATTTGCAGTTCAAACTGTAGCAACGCGTACAATCTCATCCTCCCCCGGGTGTACTTCCATCACACGTGCAGTCTTCCAGGTAAGAGGTGGTGTCGGCTCTTTAATAATTACTAGGTCTCCAGGTTCAAGATTGCATTGGTCTTTGCCCCATTTTGAGCGAACTGAAATTGTgtgcaaatattattttgaccatCGATGCCAGAAGTGTTTTTGTAGGTGTTGCACTAGTGTCCATCGTTGTTGTAACGTAAGTCTAGGTCCCGGGTGTAGTGGATCTGGGACTGGGACAGTTACAAGGGGTTCCACCGTGAGAAAATGTCCAGCAGTGAGGGTTTGGAGATCGTTTGGATCTGACGACATAGCTCCTAATGGACGTGAATTGAGAATTGCTTCTATGCGGTGGAAAACGGTGTTCAGCTCTTCATAGGTCAATACCTGTTCCTGAATTGTACGGTGTAACAGGGTCTTGGCGGATTTAACGGCCGCTTCCCACAACCCGCCTATATGCGGTGCAGTTGGGGGATTTAGGTGCCATTGGATGTGTACATTGCTTATACCCGCAGTTAGTTTGGAAGAGCTAAAGAGCCGCTTGACGTAATCCATGTAGTTTTTTGCTCCTACAAAATTAGTTCCACAATCACTGTATAGATCGGTGCATCTACCACGACGACTGACGAAACGGTTAAGATCTGCTAGGAAGAGTGTGGCAGATAAATCACTTACCAACTCTAAGTGTACTGCGCGAGTGGCCATGCAAACGAAAATACATAAGTAACCCTTGGTTGTCTGTATACGTCGGAGTAAGGCAGCCTTTACCAAAAACGGTCCAGCAAAATCCACTCCTACGTGTGTAAAAACCTTAGTTCCGACTAGTGGTGGTCGGGGTAAATCTCCCATGCTCGGTTGCATCGGTCAGGTTCGGAAACATGGTATGCACTGGCGGAGACGTTTGCGAATGGCACCTCGGGCCGTTATTATCCAAAACTTTTGGTGCAAGATATTTTGCGTGGTTTGCGCTCCAGGATGACAATGCAGGCGGTGGATGTAATCAATGAGCAGGACAGTTAATGGAGATTGTTTTGGTAACAGAATGGGATGTTTTGTCTCGTATGGAAGGTCGGAGGACTTGAGACGACCGCCCACCCTAAGAAGACCCTCTCCCAAATCAAGATGAGCTCCAAGTAATCGCAGTTTATGGGTACAAGGCTCTCCTGATGTAAGACGTTTCCAATCTTCTACGAAAAGTACCTTTTGGACCCATTGTATTAGGGCGTGCAATGCTTCCTACTTTTCCTTTGCTCCTGGTGGTTCGGAATGATCAAAAGAGTTGGGTTGGTGTGACAGATATCTTCGAAATCGTAACCAATAGGCCGTGAGACGTAGAACTTTTGGAAGTTCTGCTGACGCGTACAATAGTTGACATTCCTCTACAGGCCTAGTGGTTAAAAGAGCAAGTTGTTTCTCTTCGACTTGATGTTCCTTCTGTTCCAGACACGTGATAGGTGTCACCGGAGGCCAGGTATTTGTAGGTTGGGTGAGAAATTCTGAGCCACCCTACCAAACCTCATTGTCCACTAGCTCTTTAGGGGTTATACCTCGGGACGAATAGCCTGCATGGTTGTGTGCTGTAGGTACGTGTCTCCAAATCTTTGGGTACGTCATGTGCTGAATTTTAGCAAATCGATTTGCCACAAACGTCTCGAGTTTTTCTGTAGGTGTCTGAATCCACGTCAGGACTACGGTTGAATCAGACCATGCAGTCGTGGCTTCAATCGGAATGGCATTTAGATTGGTACCGATGTGTTCAAGACAACGAGTAAGTAATAACGCCCCACATAACTTGAGTCATGGAATTGAAAGTCTTTTTTCTGGAGCCACCTTGGACTTTCCCATCAACAGTTGTCAGTGACTGATGCCATTTGGTTCTCGCGCTAAAAGATATACCGCTGCGGCGTATGCGTTTTCTGAGCTCCAAGTGTAGTTGCACGACGCCGTATTTGAATAGATCCAATTAGTGGCAATTCTTCGTGGTAACGTGTCCAAGCTACGATGGCGTCGTCAAGTATTCTCTCATCACACCCCACCCCAATTGAACACAAATACTTCATCAGTCATTTGAGACTGGTAATGACTTGAGTGAGTAGGATAATGGGGTCATAAATTCGTGCTATTTCCAAAAGAATAGCTCGTTCTGTAAAACGCACTGGATTCAGTCGGTATTGATAGGATAACATATCCAGATTAGGTTCCAATTTAAGACCGAGTACCTTGGTGTAATCAGACTGCGGTTCATCAAAGGTAAAATTATCGGTTTTACGGTGATCAACCGGAACGGCCTGTAATAATGTGGGTGCATTGCTGGACCACTTTCGGAGTTCGAACTTTCCACgctcaaatacttttataaccTCTTGTTGGAGTTGAAGAGCCTCTTTTTCCGAATCGGCTCCGGTAACGACATCGTCCATGTAGAGGTCTTGATATATGACCTTTTGCACATTAGGGTATGCTTTGGCCTCGTCCTCAACTAATTGATGTAATGTTCTAATTGCAAGGAAGGGAGATGATCGTTGGCCAAATGTAACAGTGGACATTTCGTACGTCTGAACAGGGTCCGATGGCTGGAATCAGAAAAGAAGGCGTTGGTATGGTCTATGTTTCGGAGTGACAACAATCTGCCGGAACATCTGCTTGATATCGGTGGTGAATACTACTGCGTGCAAACGAAACCGTAAAATGATTCCTGGTAGATCCTGTTCGAGTTTGGGCCCGATAAACAAGTAATCATTTAGCGATTTCCAATTTGAAGATAGTGCTGACGCATCGTAAACAACACGGAGCTTGGTAGTTGTACTTCCTGGTTTCACTACACCGTGATTGGGTATGTAAAACGATGTGTTATCAATGCCCTCAGGGTTGTCTACGTAACTCATGTGTCCGGAGTCTAAATAATCTTGCATGGCCCCGTTATAATCCTGCCTAGATCCGTGGATTTTGAAAGCCTAGATTCCATATGGATGAGCCATGTGTGTGCGAGACGGTATGATTCTCCAATTTGAAGTGGACCATGGGTGAACGGCAGATGCACTATATATCGACCATCCGACTGTCGAGTAGTAGTGGTACGATAGATCTCCTCGCATTTTTTTTCTGACGGACTGGTCTTTTCCACTGTAGGGAGCTCTTCAATTTCCCAAAACTTGCGCAGTATTTGGTCGATGGGGTCTATAGACGCGAAAGGAGAAGTCCCCATCCAAACACAGTGTTAAGTGCCACAGGTTGATTGATTGGACCTTCTCGTCGATCTCCACTTATGATATAAGGAAAAACATCCGCTCCAAGGAGAATGTCTATCGGTGGTGGTTCATCATATCGGGGATCGGCTAGGTCCAGACCCTGCACATGTGTCCACTCAGTCTTCACGACACGTTAAGACGGGATTAGTCCGGTGATTCGAGGTAGTATGAAAGTCTCAACTGTGAAGAGAAGCGTGTCACGCCTTACTGGTCTGATGATAATTTGAGTACGTGCTTTTATCGGAGATACTTGTAGGCCGGCCATAGCTTGCACAGCTACACTACAACGCCTAAGGTCTTTAATTATTTGGTACCGTTCCTTTGGTGTTTTCTCTTTGAACACCGTGCAAGCAATCAACAGTTGACCGGGTGTTGTATTGCAGAACTGACAGGTGAATTGCCTTCTATTCTCACGTGGGTCTGGCTTTCCGGCATGCAACGTGACAGTTTTTCCATATGGGTTTTTATTTGCTTTTTCCTGTTCTTTGCCATATTGACCAGCGATTGCAGCGTTGCAAAATTTTGATAAGAACATGGTAAAGTTGTTCACACTTGGATCATCCGCGGTATCTACTATTAATTCCATTTGAGCACGAAGTTGAGAGTCCAACttcaattcaaataaatgtaacaaGATTGGGTCCCATTGATCCATGGAGTTATTTTGGTGCTAGAACAGCGGTGTGCAATTCTTCCTGCGAATATACGTGAAATGATCGGACAATTGCAAATTCTTCTGCATGAGCATAATGAATTAGTCAGATTGTTCAAAACCGCATTGGACACAATGCATACTGACGACCACAAAATCATTATCAGAGCAGACAAAAGACCCTCTGGAAGCCATGCAAGACAATTCAATGCTCCCACTATCAATGAAGTAGCAGTGGTGATTGTTGGCGAAAATGTGGCATCACGCGATATTGTTCTTAAGCGTCGCGATGGTGGACAATTGCAGCGCGTGTACGAGACACATCGGTCATATGATGCACTTCAATACCCGTTGATGTTCTGTCGAGGAGAGGATGACTATCACTTAAATATAAAGATGGTCAACCCAATGACAGGTTTGTTTACAGGTCATCATTTCTTTTTCATACTATAACTAAGTTTGAATTCATATTTCAGGAgaagaaacgaataaaaatgtcAGCTCAATGGATTTTTATGCATATTGATTGATGATTCGACAAGATGTTTACAATCATCTATTGAGATATCGCCGGTTGTTTCAACAGTACTGCGCCGACATGTACGTCAAGGTCGAAACAGAGCGTCTCAATTTCATTCGCTTCAATCAGTCAAAGTTACGATCAGACGAGTACATCCACTTACGTGATGCCATCGCTACCGAAAGGAGACGCGGCCAACATTGGTCGTTTGACTATTCTCCCAGTTACTCATATTGGAAGCCCGCGCCACATGCATGAATATGCTCAAGATGCGATGACGTACGTGCGGAATTACGGACGCCCTGAATTGTTCATCACGTTTACTTCCAATCCGAAATGGCCCGAAATTACAAATCAGTTGCTGACAGGACAAACACCAAGTGATCGACATGACATCACTGCACGAGTATTCAAACAAAAGATGGTAGTACTCATGAATTACATCGTTAAGCAGAAGGTCTTTGGCGCAATCCACTGTTGGATGTACTCGGTTGAATGGCAGAAGCGTGGTTTACCACATGCGCACATTCTGCTTTGGTTGTTTGACAAGGTCCGACCAGATCATATTGATTCGATCATTTCTGCCGAAATACCAGATCCAGAAACAGATCCTGAGCTGCATTCTGTTGTGACAAGGAACATGATACATGGCCCTTGCGGAGCTCCGTGGGTCACCGTGCATGCAAAACGGAAACTGCACAAAGCGTTTTCCGCGTTCGTTTGTGGCTGACACAATCAGTGGAATCGACGGATATCCATTGTATCGGCGTCGTTCTCCAGATGACAACGGCAGATCAATTATAATGAAAGTCAAAGGAAAATATGTCGTCGTCGATAATCGCTGGATCGTTCCATATTGTCCACTTTTGTCGAAAATGTTCTCAACTCACTGCAATGTTGAGTATTGCAACTCCATAAAATCTATCAAATATGTTTGCAAATATGTGAACAAAGGgactgtcgtatattgtagacagtcgtcgctgtaatattttttaatgtaaaaatcaacgtagcaatttaaatattaatataggtcaatgaagcaagatgtgctgagACAGCAAAAACCATTTGACTATATAACACCGCCGTACGCGAAAGGACAGGGGTCCCCGTGGTCACTGAGTGAGTCGGTGAGAACGGGCTACGGCGGTCTGAATCCgcaaagtgtttttttttatgtttgtttaaaaattcaataaaagtgtttaatttatatttgtttaaaaattcaataaagtgTTCTTCGTGTATTATCCTATACGGGTGATACTACAAAGTGGCGCCCAACGGGGTTCTTATTCACGGTcggagacatttttttttgttttttgtgcgTGTGCCCTGGTACCTCAACCTTGGCacgtttaattttttcgaaGTGTTTTCGTACGAGAAGTACGACAGTTTTTCGTGTGGTCTGGGAGAGATTCCCTTGGCTCAACTTTTTGTACAAGCGAAGAACAACAATTGTGTATGTTTCGGGTAGTAAAATCCGGAACAaagttagtgttttttttacctgctaaaataaaataatactttttgtgtgttttgggTGCAGTAAAAACCCAGGACGCAATTTTGTGCGTGTGTATACGAGTGAGTAACACATACGCGTTCGATTTTTGTCTTACGACAAGACAACGTTTGTACCGCGTGATTACGGTTATTTTGCTTACCGTGCGTATACACATATACACCAAGATGCTGATACTATTGCTATTGTTATCAACAACAAAAACAGGAGGCACAACAGGAACAGAAGAAGACACTAAATTTACCGTATCACTTGGGGCATTTTTCAACGAAATTAAGGAAACCATAATGTACGAAAAAGTATACCACTCATATATACACAAGACACGGTAAAAGacaatataaacaatttcgGAGAAACCTGGGAAATAGAAAAAtactgcaaaaataaaaataaaaatgttaattactgTAATATCGTACGACAATCAATTAcgttactaaaaaatataaataaaaacattaatgataacGACTTTAATACAATGGAATTCCTAAAGAAGGCTAACACATTTGATACTAAGGATAGATCAAAACGAGGAATACAATTCATAGGAGATTTCTACAATTTCTGTTGCAATGTAGCGACggataaacaaattaaaaatttttataataatgaagaaaaatTAGCTGAACAGGCAGAAaaacttaaagatatttttgTCTCTGACCACAAGGACCTATCACAAATAACctcacaattaaataattacacaaGAATCACAGGAAATAGAATAGAATCAttaaaaaacaactttaaaaattttgtCAATGAAGAAAAGGACAACATgatgttagaaaaaaataactataacaatcTAATACAAGGCACTCAAGAAATAATGTTCAACATTGCAATCAGCTTAGTAAGATTCATTAATTATGAGAGAGACTCCAGTACGCAGCTACATTGCAAATTAGGCAAAATACCTCCACAGGTAATCAATACCGAAGTATTATTTTACGACATGAACAAACTTTCTAAGCGATTAATGGAAGATGGATACGAATTAGTAATTAAGCtagacaatattttttcatattacattataccaaTAGTAGAATGTCAATTctcaaaatcaaaaatcttaatcaaattaaaaataccaattaaaGAGAAATCGACTAATTGGAAACTATTTCAATACATCCCggcacattttaaatttcaagattCCATATGcctaatattatcagaaaaaacaTATGTAGCAGTAAACACCGAAAATGGTAACGGACTTATGCTACATTCCTAAATTCACTTCGGATATCATGCTAACACCAAAATGTGTGGAAGCAATGTTCAGAAATCTCCCACTAAGTCAAATAAACAAGTTATGTTACTTTCAATGCGTAAAACAACAAGAAAACGAAgaagtaataattaaacaaatcgAAGTAAACACTTTTGCAATTACTAACCCCCAGCCAACGCTAAtgataagaaaatcaaaaaaaaatgtgtatactgaaattcaaaaactaaaaataaactacacaCACCCAGGCCTAATAAAGATTTCCTTACCATGTAATTATGAGCTTTTAAGAAATGGGAAAATACTAATTCCTAAAATGTTTCCATGTGAACTTAGCAATctcaataaatttaacatacaaaGAATATTACCCACATCCTGGACCAACATCAAATCTTTAAACATTGGTCACGAGACAcagaaatatcataatatatacttctcAAATCTAAGCGAAATACTAAATGAAGACTGGACCAAAGAAATTCCTAACTATCACATAGTTAAAAGATCCCGaagaatactttaaaaagatTATCCTAGATAAAATGCCACAACCTTTAATAAATGACTTCCTTggcgacataatatatttaggatGGTTAACAATACTGACCATAGCAATAGGATTTTTAGCATACAAATTATTCCCCGtcctaataaaaatagatttactaAATCCCCCACCGATACCGGtgagacaataaaaaaaaaaagagaaataaaaaaaaagaaattcatcttaattattaaaacacaaaactaTACATACGCTCAAGTCCTTAACTAAAAAagtttacacaaataaaaacaaacacctACACAATATAGACAGCTCAGGTTAACAACAAAAActaacacacacatacacatgtaTCTTACacgtaatattcataaatatttacagatgAACGATATCAAAAAActcgcacaaaaaaaaaataattttatctaattacgaccctggaaaaaaaaaaaatttaatgtaactgtaaaatttactttttcaaaatgttataatatttaccacccttttaagatataaaataatatataatttaacaccaAATTCGCAAAACCGGTAACAAGACATCAgcagttttataataacaaaactattgtaatttgtaatattacggtataaaaagttaaatttatgtgacattatgataatatattcgtatactcatgtatatttatttatttatttatctattttaagtaataaataaagtaagtaaaataagtataggtCATGTATAAGTTCAACTAAttctatatctatatgtataatataatatcacaattacgtttaagaaaaaaaacaataaaatattaaaaacatgtaaaaaaaaNNNNNNNNNNNNNNNNNNNNNNNNNNNNNNNNNNNNNNNNNNNNNNNNNNNNNNNNNNNNNNNNNNNNNNNNNNNNNNNNNNNNNNNNNNNNNNNNNNNNNNNNNNNNNNNNNNNNNNNNNNNNNNNNNNNNNNNNNNNNNNNNNNNNNNNNNNNNNNNNNNNNNNNNNNNNNNNNNNNNNNNNNNNNNNNNNNNNNNNNNNNNNNNNNNNNNNNNNNNNNNNNNNNNNNNNNNNNNNNNNNNNNNNNNNNNNNNNNNNNNNNNNNNNNNNNNNNNNNNNNNNNNNNNNNNNNNNNNNNNNNNNNNNNNNNNNNNNNNNNNNNNNNNNNNNNNNNNNNNNNNNNNNNNNNNNNNNNNNNNNNNNNNNNNNNNNNNNNNNNNNNNNNNNNNNNNNNNNNNNNNNNNNNNNNNNNNNNNNNNNNNNN
It contains:
- the LOC103308840 gene encoding uncharacterized protein LOC103308840, coding for MGDLPRPPLVGTKVFTHVGVDFAGPFLVKAALLRRIQTTKGYLCIFVCMATRAVHLELVSDLSATLFLADLNRFVSRRGRCTDLYSDCGTNFVGAKNYMDYVKRLFSSSKLTAGISNVHIQWHLNPPTAPHIGGLWEAAVKSAKTLLHRTIQEQVLTYEELNTVFHRIEAILNSRPLGAMSSDPNDLQTLTAGHFLTVEPLVTVPVPDPLHPGPRLTLQQRWTLVQHLQKHFWHRWSK